A DNA window from Vigna angularis cultivar LongXiaoDou No.4 chromosome 1, ASM1680809v1, whole genome shotgun sequence contains the following coding sequences:
- the LOC108322646 gene encoding uncharacterized protein LOC108322646 isoform X2 has protein sequence MNSRTRTTLHSVKPPLNDSKGKMETGGKRTMGGHKNGRRSNRERKMALIQDVDKLKRKLRHEENVHRALERAFTRPLGSLPRLPPYLPPYTLELLAEVAVLEEEVVRLEEQVVNFRQGLYQEAVYISSKRNAENLNDPIDQNTIRSSKHQRSKSMSQSEFNSTMMGRPHPSLARSASSRKLLFSSDTINEHAGKLVHGKQLHRKQDSFSSIPEEGRGKENRSFGNFVKDKQSPEKKTTTKVTSPIKKSPLKQESAEKCMDHLRLQLDWRLADHERAQSSSSSSDDKVSEVDITPNRVSEDIVRCLSSIFVRIGTSKDKIGEAKTPSRSASAFNQFSKEKDQLCDPYGICPESKTREVGPYKRLCEVKASTVDMNRASNAVFLIQRLRFLLGKLASLNLKGLTHQEKLAFWINIYNSCMMNAYLEHGIPESPEMVVALMQKATMVVGGQLLNAITLEHFILRLPYHLKFTCPKAAKSDEVKAQSIFGLEWSEPLVTFALSCGSWSSPAVRVYTASQVDDELEAAKRDYLQASVGITKSNKLIIPKLLDWYLLDFAKDLESLLDWVCLQLPDEMRKQAVECLEKRGRDSLSQMVQMMPYDFSFRLLLHQ, from the exons ATGAATAGCAGAACACGCACCACTCTTCACTCAGTGAAACCTCCTTTAAATGATTCTAAA GGGAAGATGGAAACTGGAGGGAAGAGAACAATGGGTGGGCACAAGAATGGGCGCCGATCCAATCGAGAAAGGAAGATGGCTTTGATTCAAGAT GTAGATAAGTTGAAGAGGAAGCTCAGACACGAAGAGAATGTTCATAGAGCTTTAGAAAGAGCATTCACTAGGCCTTTGGGATCTCTGCCTCGTCTTCCTCCTTATCTTCCTCCTTAT ACATTGGAGCTGTTGGCTGAAGTAGCAGTGTTGGAGGAGGAGGTGGTTAGACTTGAAGAGCAGGTTGTGAACTTTCGTCAAGGTTTATATCAGGAAGCCGTGTACATTTCCTCCAAGAGGAATGCAGAGAATTTGAATGACCCTATTGACCAAAACACCATCAGGAGTTCCAAGCATCAGAGATCAAAATCTATGTCTCAGAGTGAGTTCAATTCAACTATGATGGGAAGGCCTCATCCTTCTCTTGCCAGAAGTGCTTCCAGCAGAAAACTACTGTTCTCTTCTGACACTATCAATGAACACGCTGGGAAGCTAGTCCATGGAAAGCAATTGCACAGAAAACAAGATTCATTCTCATCTATCCCAGAAGAGGGAAGGGGAAAAGAGAATCGATCGTTTGGAAACTTTGTGAAGGATAAACAATCACcggaaaagaaaacaacaaccaAAGTTACTTCTCCAATAAAGAAATCTCCGCTCAAGCAAGAATCAGCTGAGAAGTGCATGGATCACTTGAGGTTACAG TTGGACTGGAGATTAGCAGACCATGAAAGGGCTCAGAGTTCTTCAAGTTCATCAGATGATAAGGTGTCAGAAGTTGATATCACACCCAATAGAGTTTCAGAGGATATTGTAAGGTGCTTGAGTAGCATTTTTGTTAGAATTGGTACATCCAAGGACAAAATTGGGGAAGCAAAAACACCTTCGCGCTCTGCATCAGCTTTCAACCAATTCAGCAAGGAAAAGGATCAACTTTGTGATCCTTATGGTATCTGTCCAGAATCAAAAACAAGAGAAGTTGGTCCATATAAAAGATTATGTGAAGTCAAAGCCTCCACTGTTGATATGAACCGGGCATCAAATGCTGTGTTTTTGATCCAAAGATTAAG GTTCTTACTTGGGAAACTAGCTTCTCTCAACTTGAAGGGTCTTACTCATCAGGAAAAACTTGCATTCTGGATAAACATTTACAATTCCTGCATGATGAAT GCATATTTAGAGCACGGCATCCCTGAGAGTCCAGAAATGGTTGTAGCATTAATGCAGAAG GCAACTATGGTAGTGGGGGGTCAGTTACTCAATGCAATTACACTGGAGCATTTCATCTTGAGACTGCCTTATCACCTCAAGTTT ACGTGTCCAAAAGCTGCAAAAAGTGACGAGGTTAAAGCACAAAGCATATTTGGCCTGGAATGGTCTGAGCCCTTAGTAACATTTGCACTTTCCTGTGGAAGTTGGTCTTCACCTGCA gtgAGAGTTTATACAGCATCACAAGTTGATGATGAGTTAGAAGCAGCAAAGAGAGACTATTTACAGGCTTCAGTTGGTATCACAAAATCAAACAAGTTAATAATCCCCAAGTTGTTGGACTGGTATTTACTGGACTTTGCAAAGGACTTAGAATCTTTGTTGGATTGGGTCTGCCTCCAACTACCTGACGAAATGAGAAAGCAAGCAGTTGAATGCCTTGAAAAAAGGGGAAGAGATTCTCTATCACAGATGGTACAAATGATGCCCTATGATTTTAGTTTCAGGTTACTTTTACACCAGTAA
- the LOC108322646 gene encoding uncharacterized protein LOC108322646 isoform X1, with translation MNSRTRTTLHSVKPPLNDSKQGKMETGGKRTMGGHKNGRRSNRERKMALIQDVDKLKRKLRHEENVHRALERAFTRPLGSLPRLPPYLPPYTLELLAEVAVLEEEVVRLEEQVVNFRQGLYQEAVYISSKRNAENLNDPIDQNTIRSSKHQRSKSMSQSEFNSTMMGRPHPSLARSASSRKLLFSSDTINEHAGKLVHGKQLHRKQDSFSSIPEEGRGKENRSFGNFVKDKQSPEKKTTTKVTSPIKKSPLKQESAEKCMDHLRLQLDWRLADHERAQSSSSSSDDKVSEVDITPNRVSEDIVRCLSSIFVRIGTSKDKIGEAKTPSRSASAFNQFSKEKDQLCDPYGICPESKTREVGPYKRLCEVKASTVDMNRASNAVFLIQRLRFLLGKLASLNLKGLTHQEKLAFWINIYNSCMMNAYLEHGIPESPEMVVALMQKATMVVGGQLLNAITLEHFILRLPYHLKFTCPKAAKSDEVKAQSIFGLEWSEPLVTFALSCGSWSSPAVRVYTASQVDDELEAAKRDYLQASVGITKSNKLIIPKLLDWYLLDFAKDLESLLDWVCLQLPDEMRKQAVECLEKRGRDSLSQMVQMMPYDFSFRLLLHQ, from the exons ATGAATAGCAGAACACGCACCACTCTTCACTCAGTGAAACCTCCTTTAAATGATTCTAAA CAGGGGAAGATGGAAACTGGAGGGAAGAGAACAATGGGTGGGCACAAGAATGGGCGCCGATCCAATCGAGAAAGGAAGATGGCTTTGATTCAAGAT GTAGATAAGTTGAAGAGGAAGCTCAGACACGAAGAGAATGTTCATAGAGCTTTAGAAAGAGCATTCACTAGGCCTTTGGGATCTCTGCCTCGTCTTCCTCCTTATCTTCCTCCTTAT ACATTGGAGCTGTTGGCTGAAGTAGCAGTGTTGGAGGAGGAGGTGGTTAGACTTGAAGAGCAGGTTGTGAACTTTCGTCAAGGTTTATATCAGGAAGCCGTGTACATTTCCTCCAAGAGGAATGCAGAGAATTTGAATGACCCTATTGACCAAAACACCATCAGGAGTTCCAAGCATCAGAGATCAAAATCTATGTCTCAGAGTGAGTTCAATTCAACTATGATGGGAAGGCCTCATCCTTCTCTTGCCAGAAGTGCTTCCAGCAGAAAACTACTGTTCTCTTCTGACACTATCAATGAACACGCTGGGAAGCTAGTCCATGGAAAGCAATTGCACAGAAAACAAGATTCATTCTCATCTATCCCAGAAGAGGGAAGGGGAAAAGAGAATCGATCGTTTGGAAACTTTGTGAAGGATAAACAATCACcggaaaagaaaacaacaaccaAAGTTACTTCTCCAATAAAGAAATCTCCGCTCAAGCAAGAATCAGCTGAGAAGTGCATGGATCACTTGAGGTTACAG TTGGACTGGAGATTAGCAGACCATGAAAGGGCTCAGAGTTCTTCAAGTTCATCAGATGATAAGGTGTCAGAAGTTGATATCACACCCAATAGAGTTTCAGAGGATATTGTAAGGTGCTTGAGTAGCATTTTTGTTAGAATTGGTACATCCAAGGACAAAATTGGGGAAGCAAAAACACCTTCGCGCTCTGCATCAGCTTTCAACCAATTCAGCAAGGAAAAGGATCAACTTTGTGATCCTTATGGTATCTGTCCAGAATCAAAAACAAGAGAAGTTGGTCCATATAAAAGATTATGTGAAGTCAAAGCCTCCACTGTTGATATGAACCGGGCATCAAATGCTGTGTTTTTGATCCAAAGATTAAG GTTCTTACTTGGGAAACTAGCTTCTCTCAACTTGAAGGGTCTTACTCATCAGGAAAAACTTGCATTCTGGATAAACATTTACAATTCCTGCATGATGAAT GCATATTTAGAGCACGGCATCCCTGAGAGTCCAGAAATGGTTGTAGCATTAATGCAGAAG GCAACTATGGTAGTGGGGGGTCAGTTACTCAATGCAATTACACTGGAGCATTTCATCTTGAGACTGCCTTATCACCTCAAGTTT ACGTGTCCAAAAGCTGCAAAAAGTGACGAGGTTAAAGCACAAAGCATATTTGGCCTGGAATGGTCTGAGCCCTTAGTAACATTTGCACTTTCCTGTGGAAGTTGGTCTTCACCTGCA gtgAGAGTTTATACAGCATCACAAGTTGATGATGAGTTAGAAGCAGCAAAGAGAGACTATTTACAGGCTTCAGTTGGTATCACAAAATCAAACAAGTTAATAATCCCCAAGTTGTTGGACTGGTATTTACTGGACTTTGCAAAGGACTTAGAATCTTTGTTGGATTGGGTCTGCCTCCAACTACCTGACGAAATGAGAAAGCAAGCAGTTGAATGCCTTGAAAAAAGGGGAAGAGATTCTCTATCACAGATGGTACAAATGATGCCCTATGATTTTAGTTTCAGGTTACTTTTACACCAGTAA